The genomic DNA AGCAAGCATACCTGCGCCGATGGTTGTCCCTGCAATAATCAGCGAACTTCCTAGTACTTTATTCATATTGTGTTTAACCAGTGTTAATAAAAAGTTAATTGTTGTGTTCACACAAAAGATAACGTGAATTTATGCGCATTGTGCACTGTCTATGCAGATAAAAAAACTGATGAGTGTAATGATAAAGGTACGAGCCCGTAACGTAAAGTGTACGTTTGCGTGAGGGTAGTGAATCAGATGGTCTAATGTCATAATCAAGGCTCAACCACTGTGACAGATAAGGAGCGGCAGGGTGGATAATCAACAACATCAAGCCCCAATGCCACGAATCGCGATGCTTTCTACTGGCGAGGAAGTGTTACTTGGAGATATCACGGATACCAATGCGGCATGGTTATCAAGCATTCTATTTGAAAATGGCTTAACCATGTCTCGTCGTGTGACCATCGGGGATGACCTTGATGATATGGCGATTGAACTCGTTCGGTTATCACAGACAGAGCAAGTGGTGATTGTGAATGGTGGTCTTGGGCCAACTACGGATGATCTCACCACGGCGGCGATGGCATCGGCAATGGGTGTGGATCTGACGCTCAATGAAGCATGGCTTGATGAGCTGAAACAGCGCTTTGAGCGTCATGGCAAACCAATGGCGCAGAGTAACCTTAAGCAAGCGATGTTACCTGACGGCGCGCGGTTAATTGAGAATCCGAAAGGGACGGCGTGTGGTTTTCACTGTGAACTTAATGGGTGTCATTTTTATTTTACGCCTGGTGTGCCCTCTGAGTTTTTCGACATGGTTGAGCGCCAAATCCTTCCTGAGTTGTTACATGTTTACGCAGCAAAAGCGCGATCATGTTACCGTTTGTTTACATTTGGCTTGTCGGAGTCAGGGATCAGTGACGTGATGGCATCATTAGTGCTTCCTAGCGATGTGTCATTGGGATATCGCTCGAGTTTACCTTTTATTGAGGTGAAGCTGTTTATTGATGCAGACCACGATGAAAAAGACACTTTACTTGAGGCACTGCAGCAACGTCTCGCAGACTATGTTGTGTCATCTAATGAGCCTATGGCTTCCGCATTGGCGTTTGACGTTAGCCGTCAGGGTATTGCCCTGAAAGTCGCTGAGCAATTTACCGGCGGTTGGTTATCAAGCATACTCAATGGGCAAGCGGCTCACCTGGTTGAGCAAGGCTGGGTGATGTCGAACGCCCATGTGCCGGAACAAGCGGTGGCAAACCCGTTAGCTGCATCACTGGCGATGGCCAGTGCGACGATTAGCCCCGGCCAAAAGCAAATTGGTCTTGCCTGTGGCCCAGAACTTCATGGACAAATCTGCGTGGCTATCTCTACACCAGAGGGGGAGTGGGGGCAGCGTTTAAGCTTTAAACGACAATTCTCTCACGACGACGCGCGCTGTTATATATCTACAGTATTGTTAGACATGCTAAGGCGCTACTTAAATGGCTATCCGGTGATTGCTGATTACGCCTCATTGATGCGACACGATGACATTTTTATTGATGCCGAGCGGATCGAATAGGGTAGACAGGGGATAGGCAGGAAGGCGAGGCGGTGTTCTACGCCTCGTTAACTTGCTTTTTGATTTCCGCGGGCTGGTAGTCGAACGCGATCGACACATCAGTTTGTGGCGTGCTTTGACAAGCGAGAACTTCACCTGGCATCACAAAGGCCATGCTGTCTCCCTGCGTCACAGACCCCTGATTAAGCTTACAGCGGCAGGCGCCACACATGCCATTTCGGCATTGGTATTCAGGTTGAATACCGGCATCTTCCAACTGCTCCAGCAAGTTTTGGTGGGTGTTGCCACCCACCATTATGCCGTTCACTTCGATGGTGATACGGGTCATAGCTCGAAGTCACCAAAGTCTTCAACGCTGACTTCGTTGTCGATTTGACCAACTAAGTATGAACTAATCTCTGCTTCCTGTGGAGCGACCTGAACATTATCTGAGGACAACCAAGCGTTAATCCAAGGAATGGGGTTTTGTGTCGCATTGTCATAGGCAGGCGCTAAGCCGACCGCAGACATACGTAGGTTGGTAATGTACTCAACATACTGACACAAGATATCTTTGTTCAGACCGATCATCGAGCCATCACGGAACAAATATTCTGCCCAATCTTTTTCTTGCTCAGCGGCTTTATTGAATAGATCAAAACACTCTTGCTCGCACTCTTTGGCAATCTCGGCCATTTCAGGGTCGTCTTGACCGCTACGTAGAATGTTGAGCATGTGCTGTGTCCCAGTCAGGTGCAAGGCTTCGTCACGGGCAATAAACTTGATGATCTTCGCATTACCTTCCATCAGTTCACGCTCGGCAAAGGCAAAGGAGCATGCAAAGCTGACATAAAAGCGGATCGCCTCGAGCGCATTCACAGACATTAGGCATAAATACAGCTGGCGCTTCAGCGCGCGCAAGCTGACGGTGATCGTTTGACCATTAATCGTATGTGTCCCTTCACCTAGCTGGTGGTAGTAGTTACTCAGCTGGATTAGGTCATCATAATATTGGGCAATGTCTTCTGCACGCTTTTGTATGTGCTCATTCATCACGATGTCATCAAACACAACCGCCGGATCAGCGACAATGTTGCGAATAATATGGGTGTAAGAACGTGAATGAATGGTCTCCGAGAAGCTCCAGGTTTCAATCCAGGTTTCGAGTTCTGGAATCGAGACCAGCGGCAACAGGGCGACGTTAGGACTACGGCCTTGGATAGAATCGAGTAGCGTTTGATACTTCAAGTTACTGATGAAAATATGCTTCTCATGCTCAGGTAACTTGTTGTAATCAATACGGTCGCTCGACACGTCGACTTCTTCTGGGCGCCAAAAGAACGACAACTGCTTCTCGATCAGCTTTTCAAAAATTTCATATTTTTGCTGATCGTAGCGGGCAACATTAACTGACTGACCCAAGAACATGGGCTCTTTGAGCGGGTCATTGTTGATTTTAGAAAATGTACTGTAAGCCATGAATCTTATAAACCTCTAGAAAAGGGCCCAGAGGCCCTTTGCATGTCGTGTGTTAGATCTTACATGCACCGCCGGCGCAATCGTCTTCAGCGGCTTGTGCCGCGGCTGATTCCGACTGACCATCGCTCGCGCCATCACGTGTGTTGTGATAGTACAGGGTTTTAACCCCCAGTTTATACGCGGTGAGCAAATCTTTAAGCAGCTGGTTCATAGGAACTTTACCGCTTGCATGTCGGCTCGGATCATAATTGGTGTTAGCAGAAATCGCTTGGTCGACGAATTTTTGCATGATACCGACTAGCTGTAAGTAACCTTCATTGCTGCCAATGTTCCAGAGCAGTTCGTAATTATCTTTATACTTGTGATACTCAGGTACCACTTGTTTGAGAATGCCATCTTTTGACGCTTTCACTGAGACAAACCCACGCGGTGGCTCAATGCCGTTAGTGGCATTAGAGATTTGCGAAGAGGTCTCTGAGGGCATCAAGGCTGTCAGCGTTGAGTTACGCAAGCCATAGGTCTGGATGTCCTTACGCAAGGTTTCCCAGTCCAGATGTAATGGCTCATCACAAATCGCATCCAAGTCTTTCTTGTAGGTATCAATTGGCAGAATACCTTGCGAGTATGTGGTTTCATTAAAGGCAGGACACGCGCCTTTTTCTTTTGCCAACTCGACCGACGCACGCAACAAGTGATACTGAATCGCTTCGAAAGTGCGGTGGGTGAGGCCATTCGCACTGCCATCCGAATAACGGACACCGTGCTTGGCGAGATGATAGGCAAAGTTAATCACACCCACACCGAGTGTACGGCGGTTCATGGTTGCTTTTCGCGCGGCCGGCAATGGGTAGTCTTGATAATCCAATAGCGCATCCAAGGCACGAATGGTCAAGTCGGCCAGTTCACCCAGCTCGTCGAGTGATTCAAGTGCGCCGAGGTTAAAGGCTGAGAGAGTACACAGTGCAATTTCACCGTTCTCATCTTCAACATTGTTCAGTGGCTTGGTCGGCAGTGCGATCTCAAGGCACAGGTTAGACTGACGAATCGGGGCTACGGATGCGTCAAACGGGCTATGGGTATTACAGTGGTCAACATTTTGGATGTAGATCCGGCCGGTTGACGCGCGCTCTTGCATCATCAGCGAGAACAAATCGACGGCTTTTACCGTTTCGCGCTGGATAGAGTCGTCTGCTTCGTACTGCGTGTACAGGCGTTCAAACTCATCTTGATCTTCAAAAAAGGCATCGTACAAGCCTGGTACATCCGACGGCGAGAACAAGGAAATGTTGCCACCTTTAAGCAAGCGGGTGTACATCAACTTATTAATTTGAACCCCGTAATCCATATGACGCACACGGTTTTCTTCCACACCACGGTTGTTTTTCAATACCAGTAGTGATTCCACTTCGCGGTGCCAAATTGGATAGAATAAGGTCGCTGCGCCACCACGAACGCCGCCCTGAGAGCAGCACTTCACCGCGGTTTGGAAATACTTATAAAACGGAATACAACCAGTATGGAACGCCTCACCGCCACGGATAGGGCTGCCTAAGGCGCGAATACGGCCTGCGTTAATACCAATACCTGCGCGTTGTGACACGTAGCGAACAATCGCGCTGGATGTGGCATTGATAGAATCTAAGCTGTCGTCACACTCAATCAATACACACGAGCTAAACTGGCGTGTTGGTGTGCGCACACCCGACATGATAGGCGTTGGCAGTGAGATCTTAAATTGCGAGGCAGCATCATAAAAGCGACGGATATAGTCCAGGCGCGTCTCTTTCGGATATGATGCAAACAAGCACGCAGCAACCATCATGTACAAAAATTGCGCGCTCTCGTAAATTTCACCGGTCACGCGGTTTTGTACCAGGTATTTACCTTCCAGCTGCTTCACCGCGGCGTACGAGAAGTTCATGTCGCGCCAGTGGTCTAGGTAGCTATCTAGGGTGTCGAGCTCTTCTTCGCTGTAGTCTTCCAAGATATGTTTATCATACTTGCCTTTCTCGACCATGTTTCTGACATGCTCAACCAGCTTAGGTGGCTCGAACTGGCCATAGGCTTTTTTACGTAAGTGGAAGACCGCCAAACGTGCCGCAAGATATTGATAATCTGGGCTTTCTTCGGAGATTAGATCGGCTGCAGCTTTGATGATTGTCTCGTGGATATCTTCCGTGCGCATGCCATCATAAAACTGGATGTGAGAGCGCATCTCAACCAGAGAAACAGAAACGTTTGAGAGGCCTTCGGCAGCCCAAGTCACTACGCGATGGATCTTGTCGAGGTTTAAGTTTTCTTTGCGTCCATCACGCTTTAATACGGTAATTTCTTGGTTCATTTGTATGCTTTCCCAATATTCCCTTGCCAAACTGCTCTTTTTCGCAAGTTTTTATAAAATGCTGATGATTTTTTGGTCGGCCTCTATGCGGACATCTAGTCGCTTATGCACTATATATAGGGGGCGATGTCCGAGTCGGTTACAAGATAGTGATATAACCTGCTTTTTGCAAGCCAGTCTTTGTTACGGTGGGTGTGGATATCTTGGGGATGTTATATCCAAAGTTAGTAATCACCAACCTAGTGACGCAAGGCCGACAAGATTAGTGAAAATTTCAATCACTGAAAGGTAAAAATCGGCAATAAAAAAAATTTATTTTGGTTGATCTCAGCGATGATCAGTGATCGTTTTTAACTGATTGAAAAGACAGCAAACCCCACAAAATGTGGGGTGTGACTAGGATCCAATAAAGGCGCTAAGCTGATCCGGTTTGGCGAAAATATGATCTGCTTCCCAATTGTGGACTAGGGTGAGATCCCCCGTATAACCCCATCCCGCAACAGCCGCACCCATATTGGCGGCTCGAGCGGCTAATATATCGTTTTCAATGTCTCCAACGTACAGCCCCTGTTGTGGCACACAATTGAGGCTTTTCGCCGCTTCAAGCAGTGGCATCGGATGTGGTTTCGCATGCTCATAAGTATCGGCACCGACAATGACTTTCGCGCTTTGAAGGCGTGGGAAGAATGTCAGTAGTTGGTGGGTGAGCCCTTCGGGTTTATTGGTCACGATGCCCCAAGGGATGTGCAGCTGATCCAGCGTATCGAGCAGCGTGTCTATGCCATCGTAGAGCTGTGTGCCATGGCATATCGCTTCACCATAGTGGTGAAGAAAACGTGCACGCAAGGCGATGGGATCTTGATATTGCGCTTGCTCACCGAACCCGGCGGTTAAGAGGCCCCGCGCACCAAAGCTGGTGTGGGTATAAATCTGTTCACGGGTTAACGGAGGCAAGTCAAATTCGGCCAGGACACGATTGGCCGCCTCACCCATATCGGGCGCGGTGTCAAGCAATGTGCCATCTAAATCAAACAAAACTGTTGATGGGGTCATGCTAGCGAGCTCCTTCGTGTCGACTAGGGCGCGACTGTGTGAACCAGGTAATTCACATCGACATTGGCGTTAGAGAGTTTGTAGGTATCAAACACCGGGTTGTAGTGTAGCCCAGTCATATCTTTTGCTGTCAATGTCGTGGCATCAATCATGTTCATCAGTTCTGAGGGGCGAATAAACTTATGATGCTCGTGCGTGCCTTTTGGGACGAGCTTGAGAATATGCTCGGCGCCTACAATCGCAAACAGCCAAGATTTAGCATTGCGGTTAAGTGTTGAGAAAAAAACATGGCCACCCGGTTTGACCATCTGTGCACAGGCTTGAATCACTGAGGCAGGTTCAGGCACGTGTTCCAGCATTTCCATACAAGTGACAACGTCATATTGCTGTGCATAGTTGCTGGCATGTTCTTCAGCGGTCGATTGGATATACTGTACATCGACACCCGCTTCAAGGGCATGGAGACGCGCGACAGTCAAGGGCTCTTTGCCCATATCCAAGCCGGTGACCTCTGCGCCTTCTTGCGCCATGCTTTCCGCTAAGATGCCGCCGCCACACCCAACATCAAGGACCTTTTTGCCGAATAACCCGCCTGCTTTGTCCAAAACATAATCGAGGCGTAATGGGTTGATTTGATGCAAAGGTTTAAATTCACCCTCTAAATCCCACCAACGCGAGGCCATATCCTCGAATTTTTGAATTTCTGCCGGATCGACATTGGGTACTTGGCTCATAACTGCAGCTTCCTTATCGGTTTTGCTGCATTATAACGAAATCTAACACGATAAAAAGAAGCCGTGCTTCTCGCGGGGCGGCTGGGTGGCATGAATGAGGATCGGCTGCGCTGAGTGAGGTGGAACGTATAGAGGTAAAGAAATAGCACGACGGCCAGCCACCGCCGTGCCTAGGACGATACCATTAAGATGCGGTTAAAATGGCACTGGCCGCTATCATACCAGCCAAAATGTATTTACCTACGATTAGGCAGGCACCAATGGCGTTGACGATACGAGTGAGCATAAAGCCTCCTCTTTTATATCAAGGCTTACCCCCAGAAAAGGGGGAAAGCGCAGTCACCTTTAAGTATGGCTGATATCGCCAGTTTTGCGTAAGAAAGTGATCTTGAGTCCAAGTTAGGTTAAGGATCCTTTTTTCGCGCTCAGCCACCTTGTGGGCTTATCTAGCAAAAAAATCGTAGTCAGGTACGGAAGTGGTGGCTTTTTGTCCGTGTAGACGCGCTCAGAGCGTTTGCTAACGAGATCCGTGATACATCTTAGCCATATTCACGTGTCTCGAGAGAGGGTTTGTGTTATTCTCCGTGGTCACGTATTTGAATACGCAAACATTATTTGAGGGATGTTGGCTCCATGAGCGATCTTGCTAAAGAGATCACGCCAGTCAATATCGAAGAGGAGCTGAAAAGCTCGTATCTCGACTATGCAATGTCCGTCATTGTTGGCCGAGCTCTTCCTGACGTGCGTGATGGCCTAAAGCCAGTACACCGCCGCGTATTATTCGCGATGAACGTACTTGGCAACGACTGGAACAAGCCATATAAGAAATCGGCCCGTGTGGTCGGCGATGTAATCGGTAAGTATCACCCCCATGGTGATAGTGCGGTATACGACACCATAGTGCGTATGGCGCAGCCGTTCTCACTGCGCTACATGTTGGTAGATGGCCAAGGTAACTTCGGCTCTATCGACGGTGACTCAGCGGCGGCAATGCGTTATACCGAAGTGCGCATGGCGAAAATCGCCCATGAACTGCTTGCCGATCTCGACAAAGAAACCGTGGATTATGTGCCGAACTATGACGGTACTGAACAAATCCCGGACGTATTGCCAACGCGTGTTCCCAACCTGCTGGTTAATGGCGGCTCCGGGATTGCGGTCGGGATGGCAACCAACATCCCACCTCACAATCTCAACGAAGTTGTTAACGGGTGCCTGGCTTATATCGAGAATGAAGACATCACGATCGATGAGCTGATGGAGTATATCCCAGGCCCAGACTTCCCAACCGCGGCAATGATCAATGGCCGTAAAGGGATAGAAGACGCTTACAAAACGGGCCGTGGTAAGATCTACTTGCGTGCCAAAGCGGATATCGAAACCGACAAAAATGGTAAAGAGACCATTGTTGTCAACGAGATCCCTTACCAAGTCAACAAAGCGCGCTTGATTGAAAAGATCGCCGAACTGGTTAAAGACAAAAAAATTGATGGTATTTCCGCGCTGCGTGATGAGTCTGATAAAGAGGGCATGCGGATTGTCATCGAGTGTCGACGAGATGCGGTGGCTGAGGTGGTACTTAACAACCTCTATGCGCAAACTCAATTGCAGACGTCATTCGGCATT from Salinivibrio kushneri includes the following:
- a CDS encoding CinA family nicotinamide mononucleotide deamidase-related protein, with product MDNQQHQAPMPRIAMLSTGEEVLLGDITDTNAAWLSSILFENGLTMSRRVTIGDDLDDMAIELVRLSQTEQVVIVNGGLGPTTDDLTTAAMASAMGVDLTLNEAWLDELKQRFERHGKPMAQSNLKQAMLPDGARLIENPKGTACGFHCELNGCHFYFTPGVPSEFFDMVERQILPELLHVYAAKARSCYRLFTFGLSESGISDVMASLVLPSDVSLGYRSSLPFIEVKLFIDADHDEKDTLLEALQQRLADYVVSSNEPMASALAFDVSRQGIALKVAEQFTGGWLSSILNGQAAHLVEQGWVMSNAHVPEQAVANPLAASLAMASATISPGQKQIGLACGPELHGQICVAISTPEGEWGQRLSFKRQFSHDDARCYISTVLLDMLRRYLNGYPVIADYASLMRHDDIFIDAERIE
- the yfaE gene encoding class I ribonucleotide reductase maintenance protein YfaE; translation: MTRITIEVNGIMVGGNTHQNLLEQLEDAGIQPEYQCRNGMCGACRCKLNQGSVTQGDSMAFVMPGEVLACQSTPQTDVSIAFDYQPAEIKKQVNEA
- the nrdB gene encoding class Ia ribonucleoside-diphosphate reductase subunit beta; the encoded protein is MAYSTFSKINNDPLKEPMFLGQSVNVARYDQQKYEIFEKLIEKQLSFFWRPEEVDVSSDRIDYNKLPEHEKHIFISNLKYQTLLDSIQGRSPNVALLPLVSIPELETWIETWSFSETIHSRSYTHIIRNIVADPAVVFDDIVMNEHIQKRAEDIAQYYDDLIQLSNYYHQLGEGTHTINGQTITVSLRALKRQLYLCLMSVNALEAIRFYVSFACSFAFAERELMEGNAKIIKFIARDEALHLTGTQHMLNILRSGQDDPEMAEIAKECEQECFDLFNKAAEQEKDWAEYLFRDGSMIGLNKDILCQYVEYITNLRMSAVGLAPAYDNATQNPIPWINAWLSSDNVQVAPQEAEISSYLVGQIDNEVSVEDFGDFEL
- the nrdA gene encoding class 1a ribonucleoside-diphosphate reductase subunit alpha, with the translated sequence MNQEITVLKRDGRKENLNLDKIHRVVTWAAEGLSNVSVSLVEMRSHIQFYDGMRTEDIHETIIKAAADLISEESPDYQYLAARLAVFHLRKKAYGQFEPPKLVEHVRNMVEKGKYDKHILEDYSEEELDTLDSYLDHWRDMNFSYAAVKQLEGKYLVQNRVTGEIYESAQFLYMMVAACLFASYPKETRLDYIRRFYDAASQFKISLPTPIMSGVRTPTRQFSSCVLIECDDSLDSINATSSAIVRYVSQRAGIGINAGRIRALGSPIRGGEAFHTGCIPFYKYFQTAVKCCSQGGVRGGAATLFYPIWHREVESLLVLKNNRGVEENRVRHMDYGVQINKLMYTRLLKGGNISLFSPSDVPGLYDAFFEDQDEFERLYTQYEADDSIQRETVKAVDLFSLMMQERASTGRIYIQNVDHCNTHSPFDASVAPIRQSNLCLEIALPTKPLNNVEDENGEIALCTLSAFNLGALESLDELGELADLTIRALDALLDYQDYPLPAARKATMNRRTLGVGVINFAYHLAKHGVRYSDGSANGLTHRTFEAIQYHLLRASVELAKEKGACPAFNETTYSQGILPIDTYKKDLDAICDEPLHLDWETLRKDIQTYGLRNSTLTALMPSETSSQISNATNGIEPPRGFVSVKASKDGILKQVVPEYHKYKDNYELLWNIGSNEGYLQLVGIMQKFVDQAISANTNYDPSRHASGKVPMNQLLKDLLTAYKLGVKTLYYHNTRDGASDGQSESAAAQAAEDDCAGGACKI
- the gph gene encoding phosphoglycolate phosphatase (PGP is an essential enzyme in the glycolate salvage pathway in higher organisms (photorespiration in plants). Phosphoglycolate results from the oxidase activity of RubisCO in the Calvin cycle when concentrations of carbon dioxide are low relative to oxygen. This enzyme is a member of the Haloacid Dehalogenase (HAD) superfamily of aspartate-nucleophile hydrolase enzymes (PF00702).): MTPSTVLFDLDGTLLDTAPDMGEAANRVLAEFDLPPLTREQIYTHTSFGARGLLTAGFGEQAQYQDPIALRARFLHHYGEAICHGTQLYDGIDTLLDTLDQLHIPWGIVTNKPEGLTHQLLTFFPRLQSAKVIVGADTYEHAKPHPMPLLEAAKSLNCVPQQGLYVGDIENDILAARAANMGAAVAGWGYTGDLTLVHNWEADHIFAKPDQLSAFIGS
- the ubiG gene encoding bifunctional 2-polyprenyl-6-hydroxyphenol methylase/3-demethylubiquinol 3-O-methyltransferase UbiG, which translates into the protein MSQVPNVDPAEIQKFEDMASRWWDLEGEFKPLHQINPLRLDYVLDKAGGLFGKKVLDVGCGGGILAESMAQEGAEVTGLDMGKEPLTVARLHALEAGVDVQYIQSTAEEHASNYAQQYDVVTCMEMLEHVPEPASVIQACAQMVKPGGHVFFSTLNRNAKSWLFAIVGAEHILKLVPKGTHEHHKFIRPSELMNMIDATTLTAKDMTGLHYNPVFDTYKLSNANVDVNYLVHTVAP